The sequence below is a genomic window from Verrucomicrobiia bacterium.
CAGCCAGAGACGCAATCTGGATCTGGCTCCCGCTCCGCTGCCGGATCATATGACGGCCCACCGCCTGCGAGAGGAGAAACGCGCCCTTTAGGTTGATATCCAGAATGTAATCGTAATCCTCCTCGGTCACGGTCGCTGCCGCCTCACGCCGATTGACTCCAGCCGAGTTGATTAGAGTGTCGATTCGCCCGTAGTCCCGCATCACCCGCTCTACTAAGAGCTCGATGGCAGCGGGCTGTGCCACATCACAAACCGCAGCCTGCGCTTTTGTCTCGGCGGCGGCCATGGCGGCGGTTGTTTGCTCGAGGTTTTTCTGATCGCGACTGGTGATGATCACGCGCGCCCCGCGCTGGGCAAAACCCTCGGCAAGAGCTCGCCCAATTCCGCGGCTGCCACCGGAGACGAGCACCACCTGCTCACGGACGCTAAACAGGTCATCAGACATAGGACTCTAGCGAAGCCAAGATTTCTTGATGTCTGGATTGCCCGCGGTGTCGAGGCGTTGCATCTGATCCGCATTAAGGCTGATCGCCAAGGAGGCAATATTGTGACGAAGTTGTTCTGGCGAACTGCCCGCAATGATGGGCAGCACGGGCGGATTACTCTGGCGCATCCAGGCGATGACAACCTGGTTGGCATCCGCGCCGATTTCCTGA
It includes:
- a CDS encoding SDR family oxidoreductase, which encodes MSDDLFSVREQVVLVSGGSRGIGRALAEGFAQRGARVIITSRDQKNLEQTTAAMAAAETKAQAAVCDVAQPAAIELLVERVMRDYGRIDTLINSAGVNRREAAATVTEEDYDYILDINLKGAFLLSQAVGRHMIRQRSGSQIQIASLAADRPLKHAGPYAMSKAGLGQMTRLLAMEWGPHGVRVNAIAPGFIVTDLTKKLWTNETMHNWAKANTPQRRLGQPQDLVGTALFLASPAAAFMTGQILYVDGGFSAGWAWPIPE